A genomic window from Candidatus Edwardsbacteria bacterium includes:
- a CDS encoding T9SS type A sorting domain-containing protein, with the protein MAIRKNGILMVYVVTLLANLTVLYAQNVPANKKAEFDSVFYNSIIENGFPVKINQVSGYFTVRSQCTVVGDIKGDGRKEILVSGLCSGPLYCIGSDGLVLAGWPVTTANGGAAYPAVSGRNIVLGTANGDIAMVDSMGQFVWQLTAGNCVSGPPSVAYIPSQSMECLFIGEEDWKIHGRLSSSGAEYSSWPFYFLQSQEWQTPAVCDIDHDGQIEVLSISGTANSISKIMLLNENGVPEPGWDSIEYHLADVAFPAIGDIDGDGTEEIIIHSVDSIMPSVYWTRILTPSGIEKRQWILHGNIYNRISPAVADMNGDDIPDIIIQGNDSLCVTDGFGSALPGWPIPFATEYTGNSAPAVGDVDGDSLPEIVVTTNYSNFGRVHVLNHDGSYVNGFPMELTIGAGTVPVISDLDLDGHNEIIITSTLSADTSGVLDKVWVFDLDRDSVGVSHGKIEWGQFMHDERHSGYYGAPTTGVTGDKKPFPAPGLSLVCWPNPFITSATIRYNCTTSTKTVVGIYDIAGRLVERLFEGRLEPGMHTWKWNGQLHNTGVYFCRISAGNSSSVIKLIRLK; encoded by the coding sequence ATGGCTATACGTAAGAATGGTATTTTAATGGTGTATGTTGTGACTTTGCTAGCCAACCTGACAGTATTGTACGCCCAAAATGTGCCAGCTAATAAAAAGGCAGAGTTTGACAGTGTGTTTTACAATTCAATAATTGAGAACGGATTTCCGGTAAAAATAAACCAAGTGAGCGGCTATTTTACGGTTCGATCCCAATGCACGGTTGTCGGTGATATCAAAGGTGATGGTCGGAAGGAGATTCTCGTAAGCGGGTTGTGTTCCGGTCCGCTGTATTGCATCGGATCAGACGGCTTGGTGTTGGCTGGGTGGCCAGTGACGACTGCCAATGGAGGCGCCGCATATCCTGCCGTGAGCGGGCGAAATATTGTGCTTGGCACTGCCAATGGGGATATTGCTATGGTAGATTCGATGGGGCAATTCGTGTGGCAGTTGACGGCCGGCAATTGCGTCTCGGGACCTCCGTCGGTTGCTTATATACCATCTCAATCGATGGAATGCCTTTTTATTGGCGAGGAAGATTGGAAAATTCATGGCCGCCTTTCGTCTAGCGGGGCGGAATATTCCAGTTGGCCGTTTTATTTCCTGCAAAGCCAGGAATGGCAAACGCCTGCAGTCTGTGATATTGACCATGACGGCCAAATAGAGGTCCTTTCTATAAGCGGTACCGCAAATAGTATTTCTAAAATTATGCTGTTAAATGAAAACGGGGTGCCCGAGCCCGGTTGGGACAGCATCGAATACCATCTTGCCGATGTGGCTTTCCCGGCCATCGGTGATATCGATGGCGATGGAACGGAGGAAATAATTATACATTCAGTCGATTCAATAATGCCTTCGGTGTATTGGACCCGTATCCTAACTCCCTCAGGTATTGAGAAGCGCCAGTGGATATTGCATGGAAATATATATAACAGAATCAGCCCTGCTGTCGCTGACATGAATGGTGATGATATCCCAGATATCATTATCCAGGGTAATGATTCACTTTGCGTTACTGATGGCTTTGGGTCGGCGCTTCCTGGCTGGCCGATCCCGTTTGCAACCGAATACACCGGCAACTCCGCACCTGCAGTTGGTGATGTGGACGGTGATAGCCTCCCGGAGATAGTAGTGACAACAAATTACTCGAATTTTGGGCGCGTCCACGTTCTTAATCACGATGGATCCTATGTGAACGGTTTCCCAATGGAATTGACAATAGGTGCGGGTACTGTACCTGTCATAAGCGATCTGGACCTTGATGGACATAATGAAATTATTATTACTAGCACATTAAGTGCGGACACAAGCGGAGTTCTAGACAAAGTCTGGGTCTTCGATTTGGACCGGGACTCGGTGGGCGTGAGTCATGGTAAGATCGAGTGGGGCCAGTTCATGCACGATGAGCGGCATTCCGGCTACTATGGGGCGCCGACAACCGGGGTGACCGGGGATAAAAAGCCCTTTCCCGCGCCTGGGCTTTCGCTCGTTTGTTGGCCTAATCCCTTTATAACTTCAGCTACCATTAGATATAATTGCACCACATCCACTAAAACTGTGGTCGGGATCTATGACATCGCCGGTCGGTTGGTGGAAAGGCTCTTTGAGGGCCGACTGGAGCCGGGGATGCATACTTGGAAATGGAACGGGCAGTTACACAACACGGGTGTTTACTTCTGCAGGATATCGGCCGGGAACAGTTCTTCGGTAATAAAACTCATTCGCTTAAAATAA
- a CDS encoding TldD/PmbA family protein codes for MMIDKNQAQEICQKAMSFVKEGQAEVNLVQTVSPLTRIANNTIHQNVETSDISLSLRVDIDGRSGRAATNQFDDESLKRAAGQATEAARAITGQQELPPLMGPQKYRDIPAFDQSSAFMEPEQRAEMVLKAVNLAKQEKVELAGLVSNLLYVNALANSNGLFAYHRMSQLTMEITARSGITAGRHAQTVRQAGDLDPEKVASIAIKKCLGGLNAKALEPGEYTVILEPEAVTTPLMFLSFLSFGAQAVQENLSCLSGKLGQKLMGDNITITDDAYHPLAIWAEPFDSEGMPKKKVSIIEKGVAKGPVYDLKTAAKDQTETTGHGLPQPNTYGPMPRNIILEGGNSTLEDMIKSTQRGVLVTRFWYNRVVDRKVPIITGMTRDGTFLIEDGRISTGVKNMRFNQDLVEFFNNVETLGVPESQENMVVPPLKVNNFHFTGLTEA; via the coding sequence ATGATGATAGACAAGAACCAGGCCCAGGAGATCTGCCAAAAGGCCATGTCCTTCGTGAAAGAGGGGCAGGCCGAGGTGAACCTGGTCCAGACGGTCAGCCCGCTGACCCGGATCGCCAACAACACCATCCACCAGAACGTGGAGACCTCGGACATCAGCCTCTCCCTGCGGGTGGATATCGACGGCCGATCGGGGCGGGCCGCCACCAACCAGTTCGACGACGAATCGCTCAAGAGAGCTGCCGGACAGGCGACGGAGGCGGCCCGGGCCATCACCGGCCAGCAGGAGCTGCCCCCGTTGATGGGGCCGCAAAAATACAGGGATATCCCGGCCTTCGACCAAAGCTCGGCCTTCATGGAGCCGGAGCAAAGGGCGGAGATGGTGCTGAAGGCCGTCAACCTGGCCAAACAGGAGAAGGTGGAGCTGGCCGGGCTGGTCAGCAACCTGCTCTACGTGAACGCCCTGGCCAACAGCAACGGGCTGTTCGCCTACCACCGGATGAGCCAGCTGACCATGGAGATCACCGCCCGTTCCGGGATCACCGCCGGCCGCCATGCCCAAACGGTCCGCCAGGCCGGCGACCTGGACCCGGAGAAGGTGGCGTCCATCGCCATAAAAAAATGCCTGGGCGGGCTCAATGCCAAGGCCCTGGAGCCCGGGGAATACACGGTCATTTTGGAGCCGGAGGCGGTGACCACCCCGCTGATGTTCCTGTCCTTTCTTTCATTCGGCGCCCAGGCGGTCCAGGAGAACCTCAGCTGCCTGTCCGGCAAGCTGGGACAGAAGCTGATGGGGGACAACATCACCATCACCGACGATGCCTATCATCCGCTGGCCATCTGGGCCGAACCGTTCGATTCCGAGGGCATGCCCAAGAAGAAGGTAAGCATCATCGAAAAGGGCGTGGCCAAGGGGCCGGTCTACGACCTTAAGACCGCGGCCAAGGACCAGACCGAGACCACCGGCCACGGTCTGCCCCAGCCCAATACCTACGGGCCGATGCCCCGTAATATCATCCTGGAGGGCGGAAACTCCACCCTGGAGGACATGATCAAGTCCACCCAGCGCGGGGTGCTGGTGACCAGGTTCTGGTACAACCGGGTGGTGGATCGCAAGGTCCCCATCATCACCGGGATGACCCGGGACGGCACCTTCCTGATCGAGGACGGCAGGATATCAACCGGGGTCAAGAACATGCGCTTCAACCAGGACCTGGTGGAGTTCTTCAACAACGTGGAGACGCTGGGCGTACCGGAGAGCCAGGAGAACATGGTGGTCCCGCCGCTGAAGGTCAATAATTTCCACTTCACCGGGCTGACCGAGGCGTAG
- a CDS encoding TldD/PmbA family protein: protein MKDLAQHALNVAELAGASYADIRIINEDSERVEVKDGQVGSINRRTSGGFGIRVIANGAWGFASSPKTDKAEIERVAKQAVKVARASARLKIRDLEMAPVEKYIDKYVTQHQKNPLEVPIEDKIALLLKTDQIMRKVKGVNITESQIAAWVEDQLFASTVGSFIEQRIVQCGGGYTATAIKDGDVQHRSYPCSHDGQWESNGYEMIEALDFPGHAQQAAEEAVALLSAEQCPSGEKDIILEGSQLSLQIHESVGHPLELDRVFGSEANFAGTSFATTDNLDKLKYGSDIVNITSDPTCPMGLGSFGYDDEGVKAQKHDLIRKGLLVNYLSSRETAHKIGKISTGAMRADGWDNMPLVRMTGINLEPGTKSTEQIISETEDGIYMATNKSFSIDDRRSNFQFGTEIAWEIKQGKLGRMIKNATYTGFTPQFWNACDAIAGPGDWKIWGTANCGKGEPSQTARTAQGCSPARFRKIKVGVVPGKK from the coding sequence ATGAAAGACCTAGCGCAACACGCCCTTAACGTGGCCGAGCTGGCTGGGGCCAGCTACGCCGACATCCGCATCATCAACGAGGACTCCGAGCGGGTGGAGGTCAAGGACGGCCAGGTGGGCAGCATCAACCGGCGGACCTCCGGCGGCTTCGGCATCCGGGTGATCGCCAACGGGGCCTGGGGCTTCGCCTCCAGCCCCAAGACAGACAAGGCCGAGATCGAGCGGGTGGCCAAGCAGGCGGTCAAGGTGGCCCGGGCCAGCGCCCGGCTCAAGATCCGCGACCTGGAAATGGCCCCGGTGGAAAAATACATAGATAAATACGTCACTCAGCACCAGAAGAACCCGCTGGAGGTGCCCATCGAGGACAAGATCGCCCTGCTGCTGAAGACCGACCAGATCATGCGGAAGGTCAAGGGGGTCAACATCACCGAATCACAGATCGCGGCCTGGGTGGAGGACCAGCTGTTCGCCTCCACCGTCGGCTCCTTCATCGAACAGCGGATCGTCCAGTGCGGCGGGGGATACACCGCCACCGCCATCAAAGACGGAGATGTGCAGCACCGCTCCTATCCCTGCTCCCACGACGGGCAGTGGGAATCAAACGGCTACGAGATGATCGAGGCCCTGGACTTTCCCGGCCACGCCCAGCAGGCGGCCGAGGAGGCGGTGGCCCTGCTGTCGGCCGAGCAGTGCCCCAGCGGTGAGAAGGACATCATCCTGGAGGGCTCCCAGCTGTCCCTGCAGATCCACGAATCGGTCGGCCACCCCCTGGAACTGGACCGGGTGTTCGGCAGCGAGGCCAACTTCGCCGGCACCAGCTTTGCCACCACCGACAATCTGGACAAGCTTAAATACGGCTCGGATATCGTCAACATCACCAGCGATCCCACCTGTCCCATGGGGCTGGGCAGCTTCGGCTACGACGACGAGGGGGTCAAGGCCCAGAAGCATGACCTGATCAGGAAGGGCCTGCTGGTCAACTACCTGTCCTCCCGGGAGACCGCCCACAAGATCGGCAAGATTTCCACCGGGGCCATGAGGGCCGACGGCTGGGACAACATGCCGCTGGTCAGGATGACCGGCATCAACCTGGAGCCGGGAACCAAATCAACCGAGCAGATCATCTCCGAGACTGAGGACGGCATCTACATGGCCACCAACAAGAGCTTCTCCATCGACGACCGGCGCTCCAACTTCCAGTTCGGCACCGAGATCGCCTGGGAGATCAAGCAGGGCAAGCTGGGCCGGATGATCAAGAACGCCACCTACACCGGGTTCACCCCCCAGTTCTGGAACGCCTGCGACGCCATCGCCGGGCCGGGGGACTGGAAGATCTGGGGGACGGCCAACTGCGGCAAGGGCGAACCCTCCCAGACCGCCCGCACCGCCCAGGGCTGCTCGCCGGCCCGCTTCCGCAAGATCAAGGTGGGTGTGGTGCCGGGAAAGAAATGA
- the trpS gene encoding tryptophan--tRNA ligase, giving the protein MKTILTGDRPTGPLHIGHYFGSLKERVALQEQYRTFILIADAQALTDNFENPQKVHDNIIEVTLDYLAAGIDPEKATIVIQSKIPAIADLTIFFMNLVTVARVGRNPTVKEEIKQKGFGESLPFGFYAYPVSQAADILAFNADLVPVGEDQVPMIEMTREIARDFNRIYGPVFVEPEAKVGSFGRIKGFDGNAKMSKSLNNAIDIKDTADETAKKIMSAYTDPAKARKDDPGHPDGCMVYAYHQIFTPDHAVIKEECLKGGRGCVVCKKELIANMNGYFAPIRQKRLELGNDLGYVKDVLRKGIVKGQEVSGEVLDRAKTAMKIDYRDILG; this is encoded by the coding sequence ATGAAAACAATATTGACCGGGGACCGGCCCACCGGCCCCCTGCACATAGGGCATTATTTCGGGTCATTGAAGGAACGGGTGGCCCTGCAGGAGCAGTATCGCACTTTCATCCTGATCGCCGATGCCCAGGCTTTGACCGACAATTTCGAAAACCCCCAAAAGGTGCACGATAACATCATCGAGGTTACTTTGGACTATCTGGCGGCGGGGATAGACCCGGAAAAGGCCACCATCGTCATCCAGTCCAAGATTCCGGCCATCGCCGACCTGACCATATTTTTCATGAACCTGGTGACGGTGGCCAGGGTGGGGCGTAACCCCACCGTCAAGGAGGAGATCAAGCAGAAGGGTTTCGGGGAATCCCTGCCGTTCGGCTTTTACGCCTATCCCGTCTCCCAGGCGGCCGATATCCTGGCCTTCAACGCCGACCTGGTGCCGGTGGGGGAAGATCAGGTGCCGATGATCGAGATGACCCGGGAGATCGCCCGCGATTTCAACCGGATATACGGGCCGGTGTTCGTGGAGCCGGAGGCCAAGGTGGGTTCCTTCGGGCGGATCAAGGGTTTTGACGGCAACGCCAAGATGAGCAAGTCGCTGAACAACGCCATAGACATCAAAGATACAGCAGATGAGACGGCCAAGAAGATCATGAGCGCCTACACCGACCCCGCCAAGGCCCGCAAGGACGATCCAGGTCACCCCGATGGCTGCATGGTCTACGCCTATCACCAGATATTCACCCCCGACCATGCCGTGATCAAAGAAGAGTGTTTGAAGGGCGGACGGGGCTGCGTGGTCTGCAAGAAGGAGCTGATCGCCAACATGAACGGCTATTTTGCCCCCATCCGGCAGAAGCGCCTAGAGCTGGGGAATGATTTGGGTTATGTGAAGGATGTCCTGCGGAAGGGGATCGTAAAGGGCCAGGAGGTTTCCGGCGAGGTGCTGGACCGGGCCAAGACCGCCATGAAGATAGATTATCGGGATATATTGGGGTAA
- a CDS encoding GNAT family N-acetyltransferase, giving the protein MKKKKYFEIKDVRFRQAKPSDKATVLDFCQKTFGRWGDYIPEVWDQWIKDRKGMFFVADLHGTAIGLGKITEHRPGELWLEGLRVDPTFRGHGIGRAIQDFTWVKALSFKPKYIRYATGSYNKISIHLGKSKGMKIVNTYDEMWCKAPQANETKLVPARPSEAGEIMALLKKDSRYKLWKGFYLEGWKAMTLDESLLLRLIKEKRVYVYFDRQGLSGVTMLIQSKDKKYVTFGNTVARDIKTLQLVLKEARKLAGMLEGQKLEMVFPRNPWYKKVIKGTGWRHDLPIWMVLLEWKKR; this is encoded by the coding sequence ATGAAAAAGAAAAAATATTTCGAGATAAAGGACGTCCGGTTCCGCCAGGCCAAACCTTCGGACAAGGCCACGGTGCTGGACTTCTGCCAGAAGACCTTCGGGCGGTGGGGCGATTACATCCCCGAGGTGTGGGACCAGTGGATCAAGGACAGGAAAGGGATGTTCTTTGTGGCCGATCTGCACGGCACCGCCATCGGGCTGGGCAAGATCACCGAGCACCGGCCGGGCGAGCTGTGGCTGGAGGGGCTGCGGGTGGATCCCACCTTCCGGGGCCACGGCATCGGCCGGGCCATCCAGGATTTCACCTGGGTCAAGGCCCTGTCGTTCAAGCCCAAATACATCCGCTACGCCACCGGCTCCTACAACAAGATCTCCATCCACCTGGGAAAGTCCAAGGGCATGAAGATCGTCAACACCTACGACGAGATGTGGTGCAAGGCCCCCCAGGCCAACGAGACCAAGCTGGTCCCGGCCCGGCCGTCGGAGGCCGGTGAGATAATGGCCCTGCTGAAAAAAGACAGCCGCTACAAACTCTGGAAGGGATTCTATCTGGAGGGCTGGAAGGCCATGACCCTGGACGAAAGCTTGCTGCTGAGGCTGATAAAGGAGAAACGGGTCTATGTCTATTTCGACCGGCAGGGCCTGTCCGGGGTGACCATGCTGATCCAGTCCAAGGACAAGAAATACGTGACCTTCGGCAACACCGTGGCCCGGGACATAAAAACTCTGCAGTTGGTCCTAAAGGAGGCCCGCAAGCTGGCCGGGATGCTGGAGGGGCAGAAGCTGGAGATGGTGTTCCCGCGGAACCCCTGGTACAAGAAGGTGATCAAGGGCACCGGCTGGCGGCACGACCTGCCGATCTGGATGGTGCTGCTGGAGTGGAAAAAGAGATAG
- a CDS encoding YitT family protein: protein MDINIKRIIVKPRLPKVIWDFFMITLGAAFMALSYDLFLVPHKIVAGGAAGLALIFHYLFKLPVGTMIFVINIPLFVWGLMEFGKKFGFRTIYAVLMTSFLTDFLQATFHLKAATQNTILASIYGAVLLGVGLGLAFRHQATTGGSDIVAQILAKHTNFTPGMGIMMVDFFIIALAGLTFRQVDLALLGFTTLYISGRILDVILEGPSYNKAAYIISDHYELIRGEVVLGMDRGGTMWVGRGFYKGTERTILFCVVSRRELAQLREIVKALDPKAFMVVTDAKEVLGHGFTPWSKVESAGG, encoded by the coding sequence ATGGATATAAACATAAAACGGATAATAGTGAAGCCCCGGCTGCCCAAGGTCATCTGGGATTTCTTCATGATAACCCTGGGGGCGGCCTTCATGGCCCTGTCCTACGACCTGTTCCTGGTGCCGCACAAGATCGTGGCCGGCGGGGCGGCCGGACTGGCGTTGATCTTCCACTACCTGTTCAAACTGCCGGTGGGCACCATGATCTTCGTGATCAACATCCCGCTGTTCGTCTGGGGGCTGATGGAATTCGGCAAGAAGTTCGGGTTCCGCACCATCTATGCGGTGTTAATGACCTCGTTTCTGACGGACTTCCTTCAGGCCACCTTCCACCTGAAGGCCGCCACCCAGAACACCATTCTGGCCTCCATCTACGGGGCGGTGCTGCTGGGCGTGGGGCTGGGTCTGGCCTTCCGGCACCAGGCCACCACCGGCGGCTCGGACATCGTGGCCCAGATCCTGGCCAAGCACACCAACTTCACCCCGGGCATGGGGATCATGATGGTGGATTTCTTCATCATCGCCCTGGCCGGTCTGACCTTCCGGCAGGTGGACCTGGCCCTGCTGGGATTCACCACCCTGTATATCTCGGGCCGGATCCTGGATGTCATATTAGAAGGCCCTTCTTATAACAAGGCGGCCTATATCATCTCCGACCACTACGAACTGATCCGGGGCGAGGTGGTGCTGGGAATGGACCGGGGCGGCACCATGTGGGTGGGCAGGGGATTCTACAAGGGCACCGAGAGGACCATCCTGTTCTGCGTGGTCAGCCGCCGGGAGCTGGCCCAGCTCCGGGAGATCGTGAAGGCCCTGGATCCCAAGGCCTTCATGGTGGTGACCGACGCCAAGGAGGTGCTGGGGCACGGCTTCACGCCCTGGAGCAAGGTGGAAAGCGCCGGAGGCTGA
- the larC gene encoding nickel pincer cofactor biosynthesis protein LarC: MKTIFFDCPTGVSGNMILAALIDAGAGRNKILRELKKIPVSGWDIRLKQVAKQGVGGLHLEVRYREQPERNLSQITALIKKAKFKPTVEKRIIEAFTTLARAEAGVHRTAVDKIHFHEVGAIDSIIDIAGTMLALDDLDIEKIYCSPLNIGKGTVKCRHGLLPVPAPATALLLKKAKIYQNELSGELTTPTGALLMTYLADSFGPMPPMSLTAVGQGAGTMDLPVPNILRAMVGESYAEGKDLEQMVLLETNIDDMNPQICGYVMDLLFRAGAADVYFTPIQMKKNRPAVMLSALVDPSQEKKAVDIIMRETTTLGLRRMPLDRYVISRKAVKVRTEYGIIEGKVAELPGGEKKFQPEYDSCLSAAHKFKAPLRKIFSAAMAAYRKSEK, encoded by the coding sequence ATGAAAACGATATTCTTCGACTGCCCCACCGGGGTCTCGGGCAACATGATCCTGGCGGCATTGATCGACGCCGGAGCCGGCAGGAATAAGATCCTCCGGGAACTGAAAAAGATCCCGGTCTCCGGCTGGGATATCCGGCTCAAACAGGTGGCCAAACAGGGGGTGGGCGGACTTCATCTGGAGGTAAGATACCGGGAACAGCCGGAGCGCAACCTTTCCCAGATCACCGCCCTGATCAAAAAAGCAAAGTTCAAACCGACGGTCGAAAAGCGGATCATCGAAGCCTTCACCACATTGGCCCGGGCCGAGGCCGGGGTGCACCGGACCGCGGTCGATAAGATACACTTCCATGAAGTGGGGGCCATCGACAGCATCATCGACATCGCCGGGACCATGCTGGCCCTGGACGATCTGGACATTGAAAAAATATATTGCTCTCCGCTCAACATAGGGAAGGGGACGGTCAAATGCCGCCACGGCCTCCTGCCGGTGCCGGCCCCGGCCACCGCTCTGCTGTTGAAGAAGGCCAAAATATACCAGAACGAACTGTCCGGCGAACTGACCACCCCCACCGGCGCACTTTTGATGACATATCTGGCCGATTCCTTCGGGCCGATGCCCCCGATGTCACTGACAGCAGTCGGCCAAGGGGCCGGCACCATGGACCTGCCGGTGCCCAATATCCTGCGGGCGATGGTGGGGGAATCTTATGCCGAGGGCAAAGATCTGGAACAAATGGTGCTTCTGGAGACCAACATCGACGACATGAATCCCCAGATCTGCGGTTATGTGATGGATCTGCTTTTCCGGGCCGGGGCCGCCGACGTCTATTTTACGCCCATCCAGATGAAGAAGAACCGCCCGGCGGTGATGCTTTCGGCCCTGGTCGACCCGTCCCAGGAAAAGAAGGCGGTGGACATCATCATGCGGGAGACCACCACTTTGGGCCTCCGCCGGATGCCGCTTGACCGTTATGTCATTTCCCGGAAGGCGGTCAAGGTCAGGACGGAATACGGCATCATTGAGGGCAAGGTGGCGGAACTGCCGGGGGGAGAGAAAAAGTTCCAGCCGGAATACGATTCCTGCCTTTCGGCGGCCCATAAGTTTAAAGCGCCCCTGCGAAAAATATTCAGCGCCGCGATGGCGGCCTACCGGAAATCAGAAAAGTAA
- the larB gene encoding nickel pincer cofactor biosynthesis protein LarB, producing MQKEKLNELLRKYKAGKISEPEVLKTLAALPYQDIGIANIDTHRTLRRGLPEVIFCQGKTPAQAALIFRKMQGLVMATRADTAHFKAVKKLCPGAVYHPQARIITNARVKNKKSGDYAAVITAGTSDIPVAEEAALTAEIFGFRMVRMWDVGVAGLHRLLDKIDILREAKVIVAVAGMEGALPSVVGGLVACPVIAVPTSVGYGASFGGITALLAMLNSCSPGVSVVNIDNGFGAGYLAATILKGGKK from the coding sequence ATGCAAAAAGAAAAACTTAACGAGTTGCTGCGAAAGTACAAGGCCGGAAAAATCTCCGAACCGGAGGTGCTGAAAACGCTGGCGGCCCTGCCCTACCAGGATATCGGCATCGCCAACATCGACACCCACCGGACCCTGCGCCGGGGGCTGCCGGAGGTGATATTCTGCCAGGGCAAGACCCCGGCTCAGGCGGCCCTGATCTTCCGGAAGATGCAGGGGCTGGTGATGGCCACCAGGGCCGATACAGCGCATTTCAAAGCGGTCAAAAAGCTGTGCCCCGGCGCGGTCTATCATCCCCAGGCCAGGATCATCACCAATGCCAGGGTCAAGAACAAAAAGAGCGGCGACTATGCCGCGGTCATCACCGCCGGGACCTCGGACATACCGGTGGCCGAGGAGGCGGCCCTGACCGCCGAGATCTTCGGGTTCCGGATGGTCAGGATGTGGGATGTGGGGGTGGCCGGGCTTCACCGCCTATTGGATAAGATCGATATACTGCGGGAGGCCAAGGTGATAGTCGCCGTGGCGGGAATGGAGGGCGCCCTGCCCAGCGTGGTGGGCGGCCTGGTGGCCTGCCCGGTGATCGCGGTGCCCACCAGCGTGGGCTACGGGGCCAGCTTCGGAGGGATCACCGCCCTGCTGGCCATGCTCAACAGCTGTTCGCCGGGGGTGTCGGTGGTCAACATCGACAACGGCTTCGGGGCCGGATACCTGGCGGCCACCATCCTGAAAGGCGGCAAGAAATGA
- the larE gene encoding ATP-dependent sacrificial sulfur transferase LarE: MGLKDKEKKLSFLLKGYGSVLVAYSGGIDSTFLAAMAKKVMGEDHLAVTAVSAIRSEDEIMTAITIARKFKLNFLAIKTGELKDRIFISNPPDRCYHCKSLLWREMKKIAKTKGISVIIEGSTADDLKEYRPGKAASVKYGIKSPLAEAGLTKAEIRALSKKMGLPNWNASSNSCLATRIPYGRTIKVPELRRIGSSEAFLKKLGFSDLRVRHHGDLARIEIPEVQFNKALKLKNKILESLREAGYKFVTLDLAGYQKGCYDDGKKNAKRKT, translated from the coding sequence ATGGGTCTAAAGGACAAAGAGAAAAAGTTGTCATTCTTGCTCAAGGGGTACGGCAGTGTTTTGGTGGCTTATTCCGGCGGGATAGACAGCACATTCCTGGCGGCGATGGCCAAGAAGGTCATGGGTGAAGACCATCTGGCGGTGACGGCGGTCTCAGCCATACGCTCCGAAGACGAAATAATGACCGCCATAACCATTGCCAGAAAATTCAAACTAAATTTCCTGGCCATTAAAACAGGTGAATTAAAGGACAGAATATTTATATCAAATCCCCCCGATAGGTGCTATCACTGCAAGAGCCTGCTTTGGCGGGAGATGAAAAAGATCGCTAAAACAAAAGGGATATCAGTTATCATTGAAGGCAGCACCGCGGACGATCTAAAGGAATATCGCCCCGGAAAGGCGGCTTCCGTCAAATACGGCATCAAAAGCCCGCTGGCCGAGGCCGGACTGACCAAAGCAGAGATCAGGGCTCTGTCAAAAAAAATGGGCCTGCCCAACTGGAATGCCTCGTCGAATTCCTGCCTGGCCACCCGAATTCCCTATGGCCGGACAATAAAAGTTCCAGAACTTAGAAGGATCGGAAGTTCAGAGGCTTTTCTAAAGAAATTAGGTTTCAGCGATCTGCGGGTTAGACATCACGGAGATCTGGCCCGGATCGAGATCCCGGAGGTGCAATTCAATAAAGCGCTTAAATTAAAAAATAAAATCCTTGAATCCTTGCGTGAGGCAGGATATAAATTCGTGACCCTCGATCTGGCCGGTTATCAAAAGGGGTGTTACGATGACGGAAAGAAAAATGCAAAAAGAAAAACTTAA
- a CDS encoding metallophosphoesterase codes for MKIGLISDTHDNLEACQKACEAFFDEDVKIVLHAGDFVAPFIVPVFAKARLKLIAVYGNNDGEKIYLKERFEEAGFELHSGPYELKIGDRSICMMHEPRCLESLIKAGTYDLILYGHTHKVDIFEEGTLVVNPGEACGYLTGKPTCAVVELDDMSGRIIEL; via the coding sequence ATGAAGATTGGTCTGATCTCCGATACCCACGATAACCTGGAGGCCTGCCAGAAGGCCTGCGAAGCCTTCTTCGACGAGGACGTTAAGATTGTCCTTCACGCCGGGGATTTCGTGGCCCCCTTCATCGTCCCGGTCTTTGCCAAGGCCAGGCTCAAACTAATAGCAGTTTACGGCAACAACGACGGGGAGAAGATATATCTCAAGGAACGCTTCGAGGAGGCGGGATTCGAACTGCATAGCGGCCCTTACGAGTTGAAGATCGGCGACCGGAGCATCTGCATGATGCACGAGCCACGCTGCCTGGAGAGCCTGATCAAGGCCGGGACCTACGACCTGATCCTCTACGGGCACACTCATAAAGTTGACATCTTCGAAGAAGGGACCCTGGTGGTCAACCCCGGCGAGGCCTGCGGCTATCTTACCGGCAAGCCGACCTGCGCGGTGGTGGAGCTGGACGACATGAGCGGCCGGATCATAGAGCTATGA